The proteins below are encoded in one region of Bifidobacterium dentium JCM 1195 = DSM 20436:
- a CDS encoding TetR/AcrR family transcriptional regulator: MPRPRRDSEILPAKERLENAFWELLAERNYHKITVTDIVRVADVNRNSFYYHFSGLPELADSAILHAVENTPIPSRPGANFNPDDEWRKHITALLRDPDQRQRLDRLALLAGPHSSPELIESLRDFGRLTMISVLGLDAEHLDLKTDLMLDFTVGGMLAVLQRWPKLHEQLPIDTVFNEDLAVLAAGMFMSMSRSNMLDYWRRIFSNGFVPGANPRQ; encoded by the coding sequence ATGCCGCGTCCACGTCGAGATTCCGAAATACTGCCGGCCAAGGAACGTCTCGAAAACGCGTTTTGGGAACTGTTGGCCGAACGCAACTATCATAAGATCACCGTCACCGACATCGTGCGCGTTGCGGACGTGAATCGCAATTCCTTCTACTATCATTTCTCCGGACTGCCGGAACTGGCCGATTCCGCCATCCTGCATGCAGTGGAAAACACGCCGATCCCAAGCCGCCCGGGTGCGAACTTCAATCCTGACGATGAATGGCGCAAGCACATCACCGCATTGCTGCGCGATCCCGACCAACGTCAGCGTCTGGACCGTCTGGCCCTGCTCGCCGGCCCGCACAGTTCGCCGGAACTCATCGAATCGCTACGTGATTTCGGACGCCTGACCATGATCAGCGTGCTCGGACTCGACGCCGAGCATCTGGACCTCAAAACCGATCTGATGCTCGACTTCACCGTGGGTGGCATGCTTGCGGTGCTGCAGCGCTGGCCGAAACTGCATGAGCAACTGCCGATCGACACCGTATTCAACGAGGATCTCGCCGTACTCGCGGCAGGCATGTTCATGTCGATGTCCCGCTCGAACATGCTCGACTATTGGCGCAGGATCTTCAGCAACGGATTCGTGCCCGGTGCGAATCCCCGGCAGTGA
- a CDS encoding pyridoxal phosphate-dependent aminotransferase: MINEAYKAMLGGKSVIRELSEYATARGAEIGYENVFDYSLGNPSVPCPQSFTDVMADMYATAEPVALHGYSPSLGIPSVRTAIAESLNRRFGMDYTADHIFPTTGAAGALAHALRVVTKPGDEVITFAPYFPEYQPYVDGTGARLTVVPADTQNFQINFEAFEDAMNPGVAAVLINTPNNPSGAVYSAETLTRLAEFLRAKQVEYGHDIFLISDEPYREIVFDGGTQPYPSTFYDNTLSCYSYSKSLSLPGERIGYVAVNPRATDAELIVPMCGQISRGTGHNCPSSSIQLGVAKVVDETSDLSVYETNMNLLYDALTRLGFEVVRPGGTFYIFPKALEDDANAFCMKAKDYDLILVPSDSFGVPGYFRMAYCIDTEKVERSIAALERFVHEVYGR; the protein is encoded by the coding sequence ATGATCAATGAAGCCTACAAGGCCATGCTTGGCGGAAAATCCGTGATCCGTGAACTCAGCGAGTATGCGACGGCACGCGGGGCCGAAATCGGCTACGAGAACGTGTTCGACTACTCGTTGGGCAACCCGAGCGTACCGTGTCCGCAGAGCTTCACCGATGTGATGGCCGACATGTATGCCACCGCCGAGCCGGTGGCGCTGCACGGCTATTCGCCGTCGTTGGGCATTCCGTCGGTGCGTACGGCGATCGCCGAAAGCCTGAACCGTCGCTTCGGGATGGACTATACGGCCGACCACATCTTCCCGACCACGGGTGCGGCGGGCGCGCTGGCGCATGCGCTGCGTGTGGTGACCAAGCCGGGCGATGAGGTGATCACCTTCGCTCCGTATTTCCCGGAATACCAGCCGTATGTGGATGGTACCGGCGCGCGTCTGACCGTGGTGCCGGCCGATACGCAGAACTTCCAGATCAATTTCGAGGCGTTCGAGGACGCGATGAACCCGGGTGTGGCCGCGGTGCTCATCAATACGCCGAACAATCCGTCCGGTGCCGTGTATTCCGCCGAGACGTTGACGCGACTGGCTGAATTCCTGCGCGCGAAGCAGGTTGAGTACGGTCACGACATCTTCCTGATCTCCGACGAGCCGTATCGCGAAATCGTATTCGACGGCGGCACCCAGCCGTACCCGAGCACGTTCTACGACAATACGCTCTCGTGCTACTCGTACTCCAAGTCGCTGAGCCTGCCGGGCGAGCGCATCGGCTATGTGGCGGTGAATCCACGTGCCACCGATGCCGAGCTGATCGTGCCGATGTGCGGCCAGATCAGCCGCGGAACCGGGCATAACTGCCCGAGTTCCAGCATCCAGCTGGGCGTGGCCAAGGTGGTCGACGAGACCAGCGATCTTTCCGTGTATGAAACGAACATGAACCTGCTGTACGACGCGCTCACCCGCCTCGGATTCGAAGTGGTGCGCCCCGGCGGCACGTTCTACATCTTCCCGAAGGCGTTGGAGGACGACGCCAACGCCTTCTGCATGAAGGCCAAGGATTACGACCTGATTCTCGTGCCGTCCGACAGCTTCGGCGTGCCGGGCTACTTCCGTATGGCCTACTGCATCGATACGGAAAAGGTGGAGCGTTCCATCGCCGCACTGGAAAGGTTCGTGCACGAGGTGTACGGGCGTTGA
- the gnd gene encoding phosphogluconate dehydrogenase (NAD(+)-dependent, decarboxylating): MQLGMIGLGRMGGNMAKRIAAAGIDVVGYDRSPESDRTVDSLEALVAALDAPRIVWIMVPAGEATDGTVNELAELLEPGDMIIDGGNSRYTDDTRHAAQLDGKGIRFMDCGVSGGVWGIDRGYALMVGGSKENFESARPIFEALKPKGDSGLVLAGPVGGGHFAKMVHNGIEYGMMQAFGEGFATMVKSELVEDPAAVMSSWRDGSVVQSWLLDLLAIAFRTDPTLASMPPVANESGEAKWMIEAALELGVPTPATAAALYSRQTSRGGADDILRVVSTMRAQFGGHVTKIDEIATH, encoded by the coding sequence ATGCAGCTCGGAATGATTGGCCTCGGCCGAATGGGTGGCAATATGGCGAAGCGCATCGCCGCGGCAGGCATCGACGTCGTCGGCTACGACCGTTCGCCCGAATCGGACCGCACCGTCGACAGCTTGGAAGCGCTGGTCGCCGCGCTCGACGCTCCCCGCATCGTATGGATCATGGTGCCGGCCGGCGAAGCGACCGACGGTACCGTCAACGAACTGGCCGAGCTGCTTGAGCCCGGCGACATGATCATCGACGGCGGCAACTCACGTTATACCGACGACACCCGTCATGCGGCACAGCTCGACGGCAAGGGCATTCGGTTCATGGACTGCGGCGTTTCCGGCGGCGTGTGGGGCATCGACCGCGGATATGCGCTGATGGTGGGCGGCAGCAAGGAGAATTTCGAATCGGCCCGCCCGATTTTCGAGGCATTGAAGCCGAAAGGCGACTCCGGTCTGGTGCTGGCCGGACCGGTCGGCGGCGGTCATTTCGCCAAAATGGTGCACAATGGCATCGAATACGGCATGATGCAGGCGTTCGGAGAGGGTTTCGCCACCATGGTGAAGTCCGAGCTGGTCGAAGACCCTGCAGCCGTAATGTCTTCCTGGCGTGATGGATCGGTGGTGCAGTCGTGGCTGCTGGATCTGCTGGCGATCGCCTTCAGGACCGACCCGACGCTTGCCTCCATGCCGCCCGTCGCCAATGAATCCGGCGAAGCGAAGTGGATGATCGAGGCGGCGCTCGAGCTGGGCGTGCCTACGCCGGCGACCGCGGCCGCACTGTATTCCCGCCAGACCTCACGAGGCGGCGCGGACGACATTCTGCGCGTGGTGTCCACCATGCGCGCCCAGTTCGGCGGCCATGTCACCAAGATCGACGAAATCGCCACTCACTGA
- a CDS encoding GntP family permease, which produces MNLIAAAIIGIAIIVILIAVCKVHPFLSLLAGSFAMAVCAGVEYDKAFDSFTSGVGSTISNVGLLIAFGSIIGTILFKSGGADTIVDTIMDKTPLQRLPWAMALIAFIVGIPMFFEVGVVILIPVVLFAARRAKTPVILLGIPALAGLSTLHAFVPPHPGPLTAIGALNANLGITLALGLLVAIPTVIISGPLFGKLAAKWVPISAPENKAEAEAPKSAENRPSFASAITVIMLPVVLMLAASVVDLTGQSETAWGRVLAFLGTPLVALLLTTIFAMVVLGYLQKFTRDAVNGMVGQSFGSVAGIILIVAAGGGFKQTLVDSGIGDVIASSITESAMNPLIAGWLVAVLIRLATGSATVATVTASGIMVPLATGMSPTHLALLVLAIGAGSVFFSHLNDAGFWLVKEYFGMTVGQTLKTWSLMETVLSVVGLGGVMLLSLVL; this is translated from the coding sequence ATGAATCTTATAGCCGCGGCGATCATCGGCATCGCCATCATCGTCATACTGATCGCGGTATGCAAGGTGCATCCGTTCCTTTCGCTTCTGGCCGGCTCGTTCGCCATGGCCGTATGCGCGGGAGTGGAATACGACAAGGCATTCGACAGCTTCACATCCGGCGTCGGATCGACGATCTCCAATGTGGGCCTGCTCATCGCGTTCGGCTCGATCATCGGCACGATCCTGTTCAAGTCCGGCGGCGCGGACACCATCGTCGACACCATCATGGATAAGACGCCGCTGCAACGCCTGCCTTGGGCCATGGCCCTGATCGCATTCATCGTCGGCATCCCGATGTTCTTCGAAGTCGGCGTGGTCATTCTCATCCCGGTGGTGCTCTTCGCCGCCCGCCGCGCCAAGACCCCGGTCATCCTGCTGGGCATTCCGGCCCTTGCCGGCCTATCCACCCTGCATGCCTTCGTGCCGCCGCACCCCGGACCGCTCACCGCCATCGGCGCACTGAACGCGAATCTCGGCATCACGTTGGCGCTTGGCCTGCTCGTAGCCATTCCGACCGTGATCATCTCCGGCCCGCTGTTCGGCAAGCTCGCCGCCAAGTGGGTGCCGATCTCCGCCCCCGAGAACAAGGCCGAAGCCGAAGCCCCGAAATCCGCAGAGAACCGCCCGTCATTCGCTTCGGCCATCACCGTGATCATGTTACCGGTCGTGCTCATGCTCGCCGCCAGCGTGGTTGATCTGACCGGTCAGAGCGAAACCGCATGGGGCCGCGTGCTGGCATTCCTCGGCACCCCGCTCGTCGCACTGCTGCTCACCACGATCTTCGCGATGGTCGTGCTCGGTTACCTGCAGAAGTTCACCCGCGACGCGGTCAACGGCATGGTCGGCCAGTCGTTCGGTTCGGTGGCCGGCATCATACTGATCGTCGCCGCCGGCGGCGGTTTCAAGCAGACCTTGGTCGATTCCGGCATCGGCGATGTGATTGCCAGCTCAATCACCGAATCCGCCATGAACCCGCTGATCGCAGGCTGGCTGGTAGCCGTGCTCATTCGTCTCGCCACCGGTTCCGCTACCGTCGCCACCGTCACCGCATCCGGCATCATGGTGCCGCTCGCAACCGGCATGAGCCCGACGCATCTCGCACTGCTCGTACTCGCCATCGGTGCCGGATCCGTATTCTTCTCGCACCTCAACGACGCCGGCTTCTGGCTGGTCAAGGAATACTTCGGCATGACCGTCGGCCAGACGCTGAAGACCTGGTCGCTGATGGAGACCGTACTCTCGGTCGTCGGCCTTGGCGGAGTGATGCTGCTCTCGCTGGTCCTGTGA
- a CDS encoding gluconokinase translates to MSIHVVVMGVAGCGKSTVAEAIHERLGYAYAEGDDFHPQANIDKMSAGIPLTDEDRWPWLQVINKWMVAREALGENTVVSSSALKRSYREALSENVPTFFIHLSGTQELIQQRLNERKGHFMPPALLPSQFAILEPLSPDENGVEVSIEGSVDTMVERALDAVNEYARSVAPQSRQQAA, encoded by the coding sequence ATGAGCATTCACGTAGTGGTGATGGGCGTTGCTGGCTGCGGCAAATCCACCGTTGCGGAGGCAATTCACGAACGACTCGGCTATGCGTACGCCGAAGGCGACGACTTCCACCCGCAGGCCAATATCGATAAGATGTCCGCCGGCATTCCCCTGACCGACGAGGACCGCTGGCCCTGGCTGCAGGTCATCAACAAATGGATGGTGGCACGCGAGGCACTCGGCGAGAACACCGTGGTCTCCAGCTCCGCGCTGAAGCGCAGCTACCGCGAAGCACTGTCCGAGAACGTACCGACCTTCTTCATTCACCTCAGCGGCACGCAGGAACTCATCCAGCAGCGCCTGAACGAGCGCAAGGGGCACTTCATGCCACCGGCGCTTCTGCCGAGCCAGTTCGCCATCCTCGAGCCGCTCTCCCCCGACGAGAACGGCGTGGAGGTTTCCATCGAAGGCAGTGTGGACACCATGGTGGAACGTGCGCTTGACGCTGTAAACGAGTATGCGCGATCCGTCGCCCCGCAATCCCGGCAGCAGGCCGCCTAG
- a CDS encoding FadR/GntR family transcriptional regulator has translation MAAIAENAGGELMQDSVSQTLAIEMLDGIWQAGDSLTLEDMQSRFGISRTVAREVAKTLESLSAVWVRRRVGLVARPFSEWQALNRQVIEWRLHSTQREQQLYSLTELRLAVEPAAAASAARLAPIDVKAKFPVYTAQMRQAAETSEEGEDGLSRFHELDVEFHSLILRESGNELFAALAGTIATVLRGRVELGKYPMKPKPAALDAHDAVADAIAKGEPERARTAMLDIVDEVARALKFF, from the coding sequence ATGGCAGCAATCGCCGAAAACGCAGGCGGCGAACTGATGCAGGATTCGGTAAGCCAAACACTGGCCATCGAAATGCTCGACGGCATATGGCAGGCCGGCGACAGTCTGACGCTGGAAGACATGCAAAGCCGTTTCGGCATCTCCCGAACCGTGGCGCGCGAAGTCGCGAAAACACTCGAATCCCTAAGCGCAGTATGGGTACGCAGACGCGTCGGACTTGTGGCGCGGCCGTTCAGCGAGTGGCAGGCACTCAACCGTCAGGTCATCGAATGGAGACTGCACTCCACGCAACGCGAACAACAGCTCTATTCACTCACCGAACTGCGACTGGCCGTGGAACCGGCCGCCGCCGCCTCGGCGGCCCGACTCGCACCCATCGACGTCAAGGCAAAATTCCCCGTCTATACGGCACAGATGCGTCAAGCCGCCGAAACCAGTGAGGAAGGCGAAGACGGGCTCTCCCGATTCCACGAGCTGGACGTGGAATTCCACAGTCTGATCCTGCGTGAAAGCGGCAACGAACTGTTCGCGGCGCTCGCCGGCACCATCGCCACCGTGCTGCGTGGGCGGGTGGAACTGGGCAAATACCCGATGAAGCCGAAGCCGGCCGCGCTCGATGCGCACGACGCCGTGGCCGATGCCATCGCCAAAGGTGAGCCTGAACGCGCCCGCACGGCCATGCTCGACATCGTCGACGAAGTGGCCCGCGCGCTCAAATTCTTCTAG
- a CDS encoding esterase/lipase family protein, with protein sequence MTTEASWLAVDTIIITAVANCVLPLESAHLDGAATAMNVAVAVVLAAAVIMIPGNPTHPKTLRARNLKICYRGTAALKAFWWSAALSIVVQTVLAFHLLPSGWKLWLGSAIICFLVESLLFWRGMIAVYVSSVQLGLKIRAIGLICGWIPIANLIALVRIIRTTDAEVVFEEAKERLDADREAERICATTYPILLVHGVFFRDSNVLNYWGRIPDELRKNGATIHYGNHQSAASVRSSAYELTERIRQIVELTGCGKVHVIAHSKGGLDMRYAIARCGAAPFVASLTTINTPHRGCGFADYLLSNIPEAVQRQVEAAYNAAAARLGDPQPDFMAAVHDLTQAGCARLNAEMQSESANPPQRKQTEAHADAVRSPMPEPLNNSRFAGMVCRSVGSRLKHATTGKFPLNFTYPLVKWFDGPNDGLVARSSFLWGESFTWIEPQGDRGISHADMIDLNRENIPGFDVREFYVQLVADLKRRGL encoded by the coding sequence ATGACGACGGAGGCATCGTGGCTGGCCGTCGATACGATCATCATCACGGCGGTCGCGAATTGCGTACTCCCGCTGGAGTCCGCCCATCTCGACGGGGCCGCGACGGCGATGAACGTTGCGGTCGCGGTCGTCCTGGCTGCGGCGGTAATCATGATTCCCGGCAATCCGACGCATCCGAAAACGTTGCGGGCGCGCAATCTGAAAATCTGCTACCGGGGAACGGCGGCGCTGAAGGCGTTCTGGTGGTCGGCCGCGTTGTCGATTGTCGTGCAGACCGTACTTGCCTTCCACCTGCTTCCTTCGGGTTGGAAGTTGTGGCTCGGCAGTGCGATCATCTGTTTTCTGGTGGAGAGCCTGCTGTTTTGGCGTGGCATGATCGCCGTGTACGTCAGTTCCGTGCAACTCGGCCTGAAGATTCGCGCCATCGGCCTGATCTGTGGCTGGATTCCGATCGCCAATCTGATCGCGCTCGTCAGGATCATTCGCACGACCGACGCGGAGGTCGTGTTCGAGGAGGCGAAGGAACGGCTTGACGCCGACCGCGAAGCCGAACGGATCTGCGCCACGACATACCCGATCCTGCTGGTGCATGGCGTATTCTTCCGTGACTCGAACGTGCTCAACTATTGGGGGCGCATTCCCGACGAGTTGCGCAAAAACGGCGCGACCATCCACTATGGCAACCATCAGTCGGCGGCGTCCGTACGCAGTAGCGCATATGAGCTGACCGAACGCATCCGGCAGATCGTGGAACTGACTGGCTGCGGCAAGGTGCATGTGATCGCACATTCCAAAGGCGGTCTTGACATGCGCTACGCGATCGCCCGATGCGGGGCCGCGCCGTTCGTCGCCTCGCTGACCACCATCAATACGCCGCATCGCGGTTGCGGCTTCGCCGATTATCTGCTGTCGAACATTCCCGAGGCCGTGCAGCGTCAGGTGGAGGCCGCCTACAATGCCGCCGCCGCACGGCTTGGCGACCCCCAGCCGGATTTCATGGCCGCCGTACACGATCTCACGCAGGCCGGTTGTGCGAGGCTCAACGCCGAGATGCAGTCCGAATCCGCGAACCCGCCGCAGCGCAAGCAGACCGAAGCGCATGCCGATGCCGTTCGGAGCCCTATGCCGGAACCGTTGAACAACAGCCGTTTCGCGGGTATGGTGTGCCGTAGCGTCGGTTCACGCTTGAAGCATGCGACCACCGGCAAGTTCCCGTTGAATTTCACGTATCCGCTGGTCAAATGGTTCGACGGTCCGAATGACGGTCTGGTGGCCCGGTCTTCGTTCCTTTGGGGCGAGAGCTTCACATGGATTGAGCCGCAAGGCGATCGCGGCATTTCGCACGCCGACATGATCGATCTGAACCGCGAGAACATTCCTGGTTTCGACGTGCGTGAGTTCTATGTGCAACTTGTCGCCGATCTCAAACGACGGGGCCTGTGA
- a CDS encoding DUF4037 domain-containing protein — MHAWPEVEAIALGGSRTTGNADEKSDYDVYLYVTAPVPTQRRKKLLSDYCSRMEIDNNFWENEDNCTLNDGTDIDILYRDLDSFMNGVADVVEHFHASNGYTTCLWHNVITSTIVFDRNGRFAAAQRRFSVPFPEPLRRNIIERNTRLLHGNLPSYDAQIRKAAIRGDEVAVNHRVAAFMESYFDVLFALNRLTHPGEKRLEKLASRNCAILPKDFEANLDTLFGTMFTDVDQLSGTLQIIVDNLQRSVDTNL, encoded by the coding sequence ATGCACGCATGGCCCGAAGTCGAGGCGATTGCGTTGGGCGGTTCGCGCACAACCGGCAACGCCGACGAGAAGTCGGACTACGACGTCTACCTGTATGTGACCGCACCCGTACCGACGCAGCGCCGCAAGAAACTGCTGTCCGACTACTGCAGCCGCATGGAGATCGACAATAATTTCTGGGAGAACGAAGACAACTGCACGCTCAACGACGGCACCGACATCGACATCCTGTACCGTGACCTCGATTCCTTCATGAACGGCGTCGCCGATGTGGTCGAGCATTTCCACGCCAGCAATGGCTACACGACCTGCCTGTGGCATAACGTGATCACCAGCACGATCGTCTTTGACCGGAACGGCCGGTTCGCCGCGGCCCAACGGCGCTTCTCCGTACCGTTCCCCGAACCGTTGCGCCGCAATATCATCGAGCGCAATACGCGACTGTTGCATGGCAATCTGCCGTCGTACGATGCGCAGATCCGCAAAGCCGCGATCCGTGGTGACGAAGTCGCCGTGAACCACCGCGTGGCCGCGTTCATGGAATCCTATTTTGATGTGCTGTTCGCGTTGAACCGGCTTACACACCCCGGCGAGAAGCGCTTGGAAAAGCTCGCCTCCCGCAATTGCGCAATCCTGCCGAAGGATTTCGAAGCCAATCTGGACACGCTGTTCGGCACCATGTTCACTGACGTCGATCAGCTCAGCGGCACCTTGCAGATCATCGTCGACAATCTGCAGCGGAGCGTCGACACGAACCTGTAG
- a CDS encoding MFS transporter, which yields MTYSTTADTTSKSPEANAKMTTREKKWIVYDVGNSAFVLLSTAVVPIYANSLLKAAGETNIVSTWGYAQTIASLVIAVLMPLLGSIADVQGMKIKFFTGFFLTGVVMCCAMALPLGWLAFLIVCVLATIGLNGSLTFYDSMLVDTTTNERMDRVSSHGYAWGYIGSTVPFIVCIALIFGGPGLFGWTTVACTRASFVITAAWWVTFTIPLLTSYRQVHYRATADQTGEAIRHTFSELASTFRAIRKNKPLWMFMIAFFFYIDAVNTVISMSTSYGTQLGIDSTQLVVALLVTQFVAFPSAIIYGKLANRFGAKTMITAAVVAYMCIVFFASFLLRSAVEFWILAILVGMFQGGIQALSRSYYGKIIPKQHANEYYGFYDIFGKTASIIGTFLVATTTSVTGNASLGVLSIAVLLVVALAFLLLQKDPTRA from the coding sequence ATGACGTACAGCACCACTGCCGATACCACTTCGAAATCGCCGGAGGCGAATGCGAAGATGACCACCCGCGAGAAGAAATGGATCGTCTACGACGTCGGCAATTCCGCATTCGTACTGCTTTCCACAGCCGTGGTGCCGATTTATGCGAATTCGCTGCTCAAGGCCGCAGGCGAAACGAACATCGTGTCGACGTGGGGCTATGCGCAGACCATCGCATCGCTGGTCATCGCCGTGCTCATGCCGTTGCTCGGTTCCATCGCCGACGTGCAGGGCATGAAGATCAAGTTCTTTACCGGTTTCTTCCTCACCGGCGTGGTCATGTGCTGTGCGATGGCGTTGCCGCTCGGCTGGCTTGCGTTCCTTATTGTGTGTGTGCTGGCTACCATCGGACTCAACGGTTCGCTCACCTTCTATGACTCCATGCTGGTCGACACCACCACCAACGAGCGCATGGACCGCGTTTCCTCGCATGGCTACGCATGGGGCTATATCGGCTCCACCGTGCCGTTCATCGTATGCATCGCGCTCATTTTCGGTGGGCCGGGCCTGTTCGGATGGACCACTGTGGCCTGCACGCGCGCTTCGTTCGTGATCACCGCCGCCTGGTGGGTGACGTTCACCATTCCACTGCTCACCAGCTACAGGCAGGTGCACTACCGCGCCACCGCCGACCAGACCGGCGAGGCGATCCGCCACACCTTCTCCGAATTGGCCTCCACGTTCCGCGCGATCCGCAAGAACAAGCCGTTGTGGATGTTCATGATCGCATTCTTCTTCTACATCGACGCCGTCAACACGGTCATCTCCATGAGCACCTCGTACGGCACACAGCTCGGCATCGACTCCACCCAGCTGGTCGTCGCACTGCTCGTCACGCAGTTCGTGGCGTTCCCGAGCGCCATCATCTACGGCAAGCTGGCCAATCGATTCGGCGCGAAAACCATGATCACCGCGGCCGTGGTCGCCTACATGTGCATCGTGTTCTTTGCGTCGTTCCTTCTGCGTTCCGCCGTGGAATTCTGGATTCTCGCGATTCTCGTCGGCATGTTCCAAGGCGGCATCCAGGCGCTCTCCCGCTCGTATTACGGCAAAATCATCCCCAAACAGCACGCCAACGAATACTACGGCTTCTACGATATCTTCGGCAAGACGGCTTCGATCATCGGCACCTTCCTGGTGGCCACCACCACGTCGGTTACCGGCAACGCCTCGCTCGGCGTGCTCTCCATCGCGGTACTGCTGGTCGTGGCGCTCGCCTTCCTGCTCCTGCAGAAGGATCCGACCCGCGCATAG